The window CTCTGTTTGAATGATTCAATTTCCACAATGGATAAAAGTCGCCTACCCTTCAAACCGTGTTAAGACCGATTAACGATCATCCACTCACCCAGAGGTATTGCCCATGAGCGTTCTAGTTACCCAGCCGGCCCCCGATTTCACCGCCGCCGCCGTCATGCCCGATGGATCGATCAACGAAGCCTTCAAGCTATCCGATCTGCGCGGCAAGTATGTGGTGCTGTTTTTCTACCCGCTGGACTTCACCTTCGTCTGTCCGTCGGAAATCATCGCGCATGATCACCGCGTCTCCAAGTTCAAGGAGCTGGGCGTGGAAGTGGTCGGCGTGTCCATTGACTCGCAGTTTAGCCACTTTGNNNNNNNNNNCATCGCGCGGGTCCATGTCAGGCCGCCAGCCCGCGGTAGGCGTCCGGCTCGCCGAAGGCGAGGCCGCTCAGGCCCTCGTTCAGCAGCGCTTCGGCCAGCGCAC of the Candidatus Hydrogenedentota bacterium genome contains:
- a CDS encoding redoxin domain-containing protein codes for the protein MSVLVTQPAPDFTAAAVMPDGSINEAFKLSDLRGKYVVLFFYPLDFTFVCPSEIIAHDHRVSKFKELGVEVVGVSIDSQFSHF